The Parus major isolate Abel chromosome Z, Parus_major1.1, whole genome shotgun sequence genome has a window encoding:
- the DIRAS2 gene encoding GTP-binding protein Di-Ras2 codes for MPEQSNDYRVVVFGAGGVGKSSLVLRFVKGTFRESYIPTIEDTYRQVISCDKSICTLQITDTTGSHQFPAMQRLSISKGHAFILVYSITSRQSLEELKPIYEQICQIKGDIENIPIMLVGNKNDENQNREVESSEGEAMAKKWKCAFMETSAKTNHNVKELFQELLNLEKRRTVSLQIDGKKSKQQKRKEKLKGKCVVM; via the coding sequence ATGCCTGAGCAAAGCAATGATTATAGGGTAGTTGTGTTTGGAGCTGGAGGAGTGGGAAAAAGTTCTTTGGTCTTGAGATTTGTGAAGGGCACTTTCAGAGAGAGCTACATCCCTACCATTGAAGACACCTATCGGCAGGTGATCAGCTGTGATAAGAGCATATGCACTTTGCAGATAACTGACACCACAGGGAGCCATCAATTTCCAGCCATGCAACGTCTCTCTATTTCTAAAGGACATGCTTTTATTCTGGTTTACTCTATCACCAGCCGACAGTCCTTGGAGGAACTCAAGCCAATCTACGAACAAATATGTCAGATAAAAGGAGACATAGAAAACATTCCAATAATGCTggttggaaataaaaatgatgagAACCAAAATCGAGAGGTAGAAAGCAGTGAAGGAGAAGCCATGGCTAAGAAGTGGAAATGTGCCTTCATGGAGACCTCTGCCAAGACAAACCACAATGTGAAAGAGTTATTCCAAGAATTGCTAAACCTGGAGAAACGCAGGACTGTGAGTTTGCAAATTGATGGcaaaaaaagcaagcaacagaaaaggaaggagaagctgaaaggaaaatgtgtggtGATGTGA